In Acomys russatus chromosome 26, mAcoRus1.1, whole genome shotgun sequence, a genomic segment contains:
- the Adgrl1 gene encoding adhesion G protein-coupled receptor L1 isoform X6 produces MARLAAALWSLCVTTVLVTSATQGLSRAGLPFGLMRRELACEGYPIELRCPGSDVIMVENANYGRTDDKICDADPFQMENVQCYLPDAFKIMSQRCNNRTQCVVVAGSDAFPDPCPGTYKYLEVQYDCVPYIFVCPGTLQKVLEPTSTHESEHQSGAWCKDPLQAGDRIYVMPWIPYRTDTLTEYASWEDYVAARHTTTYRLPNRVDGTGFVVYDGAVFYNKERTRNIVKYDLRTRIKSGETVINTANYHDTSPYRWGGKTDIDLAVDENGLWVIYATEGNNGRLVVSQLNPYTLRFEGTWETGYDKRSASNAFMVCGVLYVLRSVYVDDDSEAAGNRVDYAFNTNANREEPVSLAFPNPYQFVSSVDYNPRDNQLYVWNNYFVVRYSLEFGPPDPSAGPATSPPLSTTTTARPTPLTSTASPAATTPLRRAPLTTHPVGAINQLGPDLPPATAPAPSTRRPPAPNLHVSPELFCEPREVRRVQWPATQQGMLVERPCPKGTRGIASFQCLPALGLWNPRGPDLSNCTSPWVNQVAQKIKSGENAANIASELARHTRGSIYAGDVSSSVKLMEQLLDILDAQLQALRPIERESAGKNYNKMHKRERTCKDYIKAVVETVDNLLRPEALESWKDMNATEQVHTATMLLDVLEEGAFLLADNVREPARFLAAKQNVVLEVTVLNTEGQVQELVFPQEYPSENSIQLSANTIKQNSRNGVVKVVFILYNNLGLFLSTENATVKLAGEAGAGGPGGASLVVNSQVIAASINKESSRVFLMDPVIFTVAHLEAKNHFNANCSFWNYSERSMLGYWSTQGCRLVESNKTHTTCACSHLTNFAVLMAHREIYQGHINELLLSVITWVGIVISLVCLAICISTFCFLRGLQTDRNTIHKNLCINLFLAELLFLVGIDKTQYEVACPIFAGLLHYFFLAAFSWLCLEGVHLYLLLVEVFESEYSRTKYYYLGGYCFPALVVGIAAAIDYRSYGTEKACWLRVDNYFIWSFIGPVSFVIVVNLVFLMVTLHKMIRSSSVLKPDSSRLDNIKSWALGAIALLFLLGLTWAFGLLFINKESVVMAYLFTTFNAFQGVFIFVFHCALQKKVHKEYSKCLRHSYCCIRSPPGGAHGSLKTSAMRSNTRYYTGTQSRIRRMWNDTVRKQTESSFMAGDINSTPTLNRGTMGNHLLTNPVLQPRGGTSPYNTLIAESVGFNPSSPPVFNSPEHPLGGREACGMDTLPLNGNFNNSYSLRSGDFPPGDGGPEPPRGRNLADAAAFEKMIISELVHNNLRGASGGAKGPPPEPPVPPVPGVSEDEAGGPGSADRAEIELLYKALEEPLLLPRAQSVLYQSDLDESESCTAEDGATSRPLSSPPGRDSLYASGANLRDSPSYPDSSPEGPNEALPPPPPAPPGPPEIYYTSRPPALVARNPLQGYYQVRRPSHEGYLAAPSLEGPGPDGDGQMQLVTSL; encoded by the exons TCTTCGTGTGCCCAGGGACCCTGCAGAAGGTGCTGGAGCCCACATCCACACATGAGTCAGAGCATCAGTCTGGTGCATGGTGCAAGGACCCGCTACAGGCAGGTGACCGCATCTACGTCATGCCCTGGATCCCCTACCGTACAGACACACTGACTGAATATGCCTCGTGGGAGGACTATGTGGCCGCGCGCCACACCACCACGTACAGACTGCCCAACCGTGTGGATGGTACCGGCTTTGTGGTCTATGACGGCGCAGTCTTCTACAACAAGGAGCGCACGCGCAACATTGTCAAGTATGACCTGCGGACCCGCATCAAGAGCGGTGAGACAGTCATCAACACGGCCAACTACCATGACACTTCGCCTTACCGCTGGGGAGGCAAAACCGACATCGACCTGGCCGTGGATGAGAATGGGCTGTGGGTCATCTATGCCACCGAGGGAAACAACGGGCGCCTGGTGGTGAGCCAGCTCAACCCCTACACGCTGCGCTTCGAGGGCACGTGGGAAACGGGCTACGACAAGCGCTCGGCCTCCAATGCCTTCATGGTATGCGGCGTCCTTTATGTGTTGCGCTCCGTTTACGTGGATGATGACAGCGAGGCAGCAGGCAACCGCGTGGACTACGCCTTCAACACCAACGCAAACCGAGAGGAGCCTGTCAGTCTGGCCTTCCCCAACCCCTACCAGTTTGTCTCCTCTGTCGACTACAACCCCCGGGACAACCAGCTCTATGTGTGGAACAACTATTTTGTGGTGCGCTACAGCCTGGAGTTCGGACCCCCAGATCccagtgctg GGCCAGCCACTTCCCCGCCtctcagcaccaccaccacagcgCGGCCCACACCCCTTACCAGCACAGCCTCGCCTGCAGCCACCACTCCACTCCGCAGGGCGCCCCTCACCACACACCCAGTGGGTGCCATCAACCAGTTGGGACCTGACCTGCCTCCAGCCACAGCCCCGGCACCCAGTACCCGGCGGCCTCCAGCCCCCAACCTGCATGTGTCCCCCGAGCTCTTCTGTGAACCCCGAGAGGTCCGGCGGGTCCAGTGGCCAGCTACCCAGCAGGGTATGCTGGTGGAGAGGCCTTGCCCCAAGGGAACTCGAG GAATTGCCTCGTTCCAGTGTCTCCCAGCTCTGGGGCTCTGGAACCCTCGGGGCCCTGACCTCAGCAACTGCACTTCCCCCTGGGTCAACCAAGTAGCCCAGAAG ATCAAGAGTGGAGAGAATGCAGCCAACATTGCTAGTGAGCTGGCCCGCCACACACGGGGCTCCATCTATGCTGGGGACGTGTCCTCGTCGGTGAAGCTGATGGAGCAACTCCTAGACATCCTGGATGCCCAGCTCCAGGCCCTACGGCCCATCGAGCGCGAGTCAGCCGGCAAGAACTACAATAAG ATGCATAAGCGAGAGAGAACCTGCAAGGACTATATCAAG GCTGTGGTGGAGACAGTGGACAACCTGCTCCGGCCAGAGGCCCTTGAGTCATGGAAAGACATGAATGCCACCGAGCAGGTGCACACGGCCACCATGCTCCTTGATGTCCTGGAGGAGGGCGCCTTCCTGCTAGCCGACAACGTCAGGGAACCTGCTCGCTTCTTGGCTGCCAAGCAGAATGTGG TCCTGGAAGTGACTGTCCTGAATACAGAGGGCCAAGTGCAGGAGTTGGTGTTCCCTCAGGAATACCCCAGCGAGAACTCCATCCAGCTGTCTGCCAACACCATCAAGCAGAATAGCCGCAATG GTGTGGTCAAGGTCGTCTTCATCCTCTACAACAACCTGGGCCTCTTCTTGTCCACGGAGAATGCCACAGTGAAGCTGGCAGGCGAGGCAGGGGCCGGTGGTCCTGGAGGTGCCTCCCTGGTGGTGAACTCACAGGTCATTGCAGCGTCCATCAATAAGGAGTCGAGCCGTGTCTTCCTCATGGACCCTGTCATCTTTACCGTGGCCCACTTGGAG GCCAAGAACCACTTCAATGCAAACTGCTCCTTCTGGAACTACTCAGAGCGCTCCATGCTGGGCTACTGGTCAACCCAGGGCTGCCGCCTGGTGGAGTCCAATAAGACCCATACCACATGTGCCTGCAGCCACCTCACCAACTTCGCAGTGCTCATGGCTCATCGAGAGATC TACCAGGGCCACATCAATGAACTGCTGTTGTCAGTCATCACCTGGGTTGGCATCGTCATCTCCCTGGTCTGTCTGGCCATCTGCATCTCCACCTTCTGCTTCCTGCGGGGCCTGCAGACCGACCGCAACACCATCCACAAGAACCTGTGCATCAACCTCTTTCTTGCGGAGTTGCTCTTCCTGGTCGGGATAGACAAGACTCAGTATGAG GTCGCCTGCCCTATCTTTGCTGGCTTGCTGCACTACTTCTTCCTGGCCGCCTTCTCCTGGCTGTGCTTAGAGGGTGTGCACCTCTACCTGCTGCTGGTGGAGGTGTTCGAGAGCGAGTACTCGCGCACCAAGTACTATTACCTGGGTGGCTACTGCTTCCCAGCCCTGGTGGTAGGCATCGCGGCAGCCATTGACTACCGAAGCTACGGCACCGAGAAGGC CTGCTGGCTGAGGGTGGATAACTACTTCATCTGGAGCTTCATTGGGCCCGTCTCCTTTGTCATTGTG GTGAACCTGGTGTTCCTCATGGTAACCCTGCACAAGATGATCCGAAGCTCATCAGTGCTCAAGCCTGACTCCAGCCGCCTTGACAACATCAA GTCCTGGGCACTGGGTGCCATTGCGCTGCTCTTCCTGCTGGGCCTCACCTGGGCGTTTGGCCTCCTCTTCATCAACAAGGAGTCGGTAGTCATGGCCTATCTCTTCACCACCTTCAACGCCTTCCAGGGTGTCTTCATCTTTGTCTTTCACTGCGCCTTACAGAAAAAG GTGCACAAGGAGTACAGCAAGTGCCTGCGTCACTCCTACTGCTGCATCCGCTCCCCACCTGGGGGCGCTCATGGCTCCCTTAAGACCTCAGCCATGCGAAGTAACACCCGATACTACACAGGGACCCAG AGCCGGATCCGGAGGATGTGGAACGACACCGTGAGGAAACAGACAGAGTCCTCCTTTATGGCAGGTGACATCAACAGCACCCCCACCCTGAACCGAG GTACCATGGGGAACCATCTACTGACCAACCCTGTGCTACAGCCTCGTGGGGGCACCAGCCCATACAATACACTCATTGCAGAGTCCGTGGGCTTCAACCCCTCCTCGCCCCCAGTCTTCAACTCCCCAG AGCACCCCTTGGGAGGCCGGGAAGCCTGTGGCATGGACACCCTGCCCCTTAACGGCAACTTCAACAACAGCTACTCCTTGCGAAGCGGGGATTTTCCTCCAGGGGATGGGGGTCCTGAGCCACCCCGAGGCCGGAATCTGGCCGATGCTGCCGCCTTTGAGAAGATGATCATCTCAGAGCTGGTGCACAACAACCTACGGGGGGCGAGTGGGGGCGCTAAAGGGCCACCACCAGAGCCTCCTGTGCCACCCGTGCCAGGGGTCAGTGAGGACGAGGCCGGTGGGCCAGGGAGTGCTGACCGGGCGGAGATTGAACTTCTCTACAAGGCCCTGGAGGAGCCCCTGCTGCTGCCCCGGGCCCAGTCGGTGCTGTACCAGAGTGATCTGGATGAGTCGGAGAGCTGCACAGCAGAGGATGGGGCCACCAGCcggcccctctcctcccctcccggCCGGGACTCCCTCTACGCCAGTGGGGCCAACCTGCGGGACTCGCCCTCCTACCCGGACAGCAGCCCCGAAGGGCCTAATGAggccctgcccccgcccccacctgccCCTCCTGGGCCCCCAGAAATCTACTACACCTCCCGCCCACCGGCCCTGGTGGCTCGGAATCCCCTACAGGGCTACTACCAGGTGCGGCGGCCCAGCCACGAGGGCTATCTGGCAGCCCCCAGCCTCGAGGGGCCAGGGCCCGATGGGGATGGGCAGATGCAGTTGGTCACTAGTCTCTGA